One genomic segment of Clostridium saccharoperbutylacetonicum N1-4(HMT) includes these proteins:
- the rnmV gene encoding ribonuclease M5 has protein sequence MIKEVIVVEGRDDVDAVKKAIDAEIIAVGGFGINAKVIARIQEAQKRKGVIVLTDPDFAGEKIRRIISKRVKGIKHAYISKEDGLKNGDIGVENANPEVILRALEMAKITQEEKHEFFTMQDMFYFKLTGDNTSKIRRNMLGKILGIGYGNAAQMVSRLNNYGITKEEFTNAIEEIEKQLEVGNK, from the coding sequence TTGATAAAAGAAGTAATAGTTGTTGAGGGTAGAGACGATGTCGATGCCGTAAAGAAAGCCATAGATGCGGAAATAATAGCCGTTGGGGGCTTTGGAATAAATGCAAAGGTAATAGCACGAATACAGGAAGCTCAAAAGAGAAAAGGTGTAATTGTATTAACTGATCCAGATTTTGCAGGTGAAAAGATAAGAAGAATAATATCTAAAAGAGTTAAGGGAATAAAGCATGCTTATATTTCAAAGGAAGACGGATTAAAGAATGGAGATATCGGAGTAGAAAATGCAAATCCTGAAGTTATTTTAAGAGCACTTGAAATGGCTAAAATAACTCAAGAAGAAAAACATGAATTTTTTACTATGCAGGATATGTTTTATTTCAAGCTTACAGGAGATAATACATCAAAGATTAGGAGAAATATGCTTGGTAAAATATTAGGTATAGGTTATGGGAATGCAGCACAAATGGTTTCTAGGTTAAATAATTACGGAATAACTAAAGAAGAATTTACTAATGCTATAGAAGAAATAGAAAAACAATTGGAAGTAGGTAATAAATAA
- the rsmA gene encoding 16S rRNA (adenine(1518)-N(6)/adenine(1519)-N(6))-dimethyltransferase RsmA: MDLKDIKTQELVKKYNFKFSKSLGQNFLVDDSVLNDIVSGAEVNDEDFIIEIGPGVGTLTAQLLMKAKKVTSIELDNDLIPILQQELGDHKNFDLVHKDALKVDFNELIGDEKSVKLVANLPYYVTTPIIVKLLKEGYNFKSLTIMIQKEVAERINAEPNTKEYGSLSVLVQYYCDTKILRKVPPTCFIPRPKVESIVIRLDKLDEPRVKAKSIALMFELVRAGFNMRRKTLWNAAKSLKVNVDALEKAFEKSGIDPKRRAETLTLEEFALLSDCIFEFRN, translated from the coding sequence ATGGATTTGAAAGATATAAAAACACAAGAGTTAGTTAAGAAATATAATTTTAAGTTTTCAAAAAGCCTTGGTCAAAATTTTTTAGTTGATGATTCAGTGCTTAATGACATTGTAAGTGGTGCAGAAGTAAATGATGAAGATTTTATAATAGAAATTGGACCAGGAGTTGGAACACTGACTGCACAACTTTTAATGAAAGCTAAAAAAGTGACTTCTATTGAATTGGATAATGACCTAATTCCTATATTGCAACAGGAATTAGGAGATCATAAGAATTTTGATTTAGTACATAAAGATGCACTTAAAGTAGATTTTAACGAACTTATAGGTGATGAGAAGAGTGTAAAATTGGTGGCAAATCTTCCGTATTATGTTACAACTCCTATAATTGTTAAACTTCTTAAGGAAGGATATAATTTCAAATCCTTAACTATTATGATTCAAAAAGAGGTTGCTGAGAGGATTAATGCCGAACCAAATACTAAGGAGTATGGATCATTATCTGTTTTAGTGCAATATTATTGTGATACTAAAATACTTAGAAAGGTACCTCCAACATGTTTTATTCCAAGGCCAAAGGTAGAATCTATAGTAATAAGGTTAGACAAGTTAGATGAACCAAGAGTAAAAGCTAAAAGTATTGCTTTGATGTTTGAACTTGTAAGAGCTGGTTTTAATATGAGACGAAAAACCTTATGGAATGCAGCAAAATCACTTAAAGTTAATGTAGACGCATTAGAAAAGGCATTTGAAAAATCAGGAATAGACCCTAAGCGAAGAGCAGAGACATTAACATTAGAAGAATTTGCATTATTATCAGATTGTATTTTTGAATTTAGGAACTAA
- a CDS encoding prolipoprotein diacylglyceryl transferase, which translates to MRIILFEIFGIQIKSYGLMIAIGIIVAAALFINKGKKKGFNEDHLLNLIIFAVIGGIIGGKGLFIITEIADIIKDPKVLLDFGYGFVIYGAIGGGALAIYLYCRKKSWDIIEMLDMTVPGLAIAQGFGRIGCFLAGCCYGAETTLPIGVEFPEGSLAPAGVHLHPTQIYSSIFDFAMGLFLLYYSKKTKQRGKTMGMYLIIYSIGRFIVEFLRNDPRGNVGILSTSQFIAIFTLVFGIIVFYNSRIFKGAKKSIEEK; encoded by the coding sequence ATGAGGATAATATTATTTGAGATATTTGGAATACAAATAAAGAGCTACGGATTAATGATTGCAATTGGTATTATAGTTGCAGCAGCTTTATTTATAAATAAGGGAAAAAAGAAGGGCTTTAATGAAGATCATTTATTAAATTTAATAATTTTTGCAGTTATAGGTGGAATAATTGGAGGTAAAGGATTATTTATAATAACAGAAATTGCTGATATTATAAAAGACCCTAAAGTATTATTGGATTTTGGATATGGTTTTGTAATTTATGGCGCAATAGGTGGTGGCGCACTAGCTATATATTTATATTGCAGAAAGAAGAGTTGGGATATAATTGAAATGCTAGATATGACGGTTCCAGGGCTTGCAATTGCACAAGGATTTGGAAGAATTGGATGCTTTTTGGCAGGGTGCTGCTATGGAGCTGAGACTACACTGCCAATAGGAGTTGAATTTCCAGAAGGATCACTTGCTCCTGCAGGAGTACATTTACATCCTACACAAATATATTCATCCATCTTTGATTTTGCAATGGGATTATTTCTTTTATATTATAGTAAGAAGACAAAACAACGTGGTAAAACAATGGGTATGTATTTAATAATATACAGCATAGGAAGATTTATAGTGGAATTTTTAAGAAATGATCCTAGAGGAAATGTGGGTATTTTATCTACATCACAATTTATTGCAATATTTACTTTAGTATTTGGGATTATTGTTTTTTATAACAGCAGAATTTTTAAAGGAGCGAAAAAAAGCATTGAAGAAAAATAA